One Paraburkholderia agricolaris DNA segment encodes these proteins:
- a CDS encoding ABC transporter permease, protein MHFDFDFLLDTLRQLIAAVPTTLGLFFCSLILGGLLSLVIVTMRVSPHWLPNRFARAYILVFRGSPLLIQMFLVYYGMGQFGVIRESFLWPVLREPYMCAVLSLALCTAGYTAEIIRGGLMAVPVGQIEAGYSIGLSGFALLRRVIGPIALRQCLPAYSTEAVLLVKSTALASLVTVWEVTGVAQQIIQQTYRTTEVFICAALIYLFLNFVIVRLLGFLETRLSRHLRAAPAQSAPSRPVSTTTEARRATP, encoded by the coding sequence ATGCATTTCGACTTCGATTTCCTGCTCGATACGCTGCGGCAACTGATCGCGGCCGTGCCGACCACACTCGGGCTGTTTTTCTGCTCGCTGATTCTGGGTGGCCTGCTTTCGCTCGTGATCGTCACGATGCGCGTGTCGCCTCACTGGCTGCCGAACCGCTTCGCGCGTGCTTATATCCTTGTGTTCCGCGGCTCGCCGCTGCTGATCCAGATGTTCCTGGTGTACTACGGCATGGGCCAGTTCGGCGTGATTCGCGAGAGCTTTCTGTGGCCGGTGTTGCGCGAGCCGTACATGTGCGCGGTTTTGTCGTTGGCGCTGTGCACCGCTGGATATACCGCCGAGATTATTCGCGGTGGCTTGATGGCCGTGCCGGTCGGCCAGATCGAAGCGGGCTATTCGATCGGCTTGTCGGGTTTCGCGCTGCTGCGCCGTGTGATCGGTCCGATTGCGTTGCGTCAGTGTCTGCCCGCGTACTCCACCGAGGCCGTGCTGCTCGTCAAATCCACCGCGCTCGCAAGTCTCGTCACCGTGTGGGAAGTGACCGGTGTCGCGCAGCAGATCATTCAGCAAACGTACCGCACTACGGAAGTATTCATCTGCGCCGCGTTGATCTATCTGTTCCTGAATTTCGTCATCGTGCGGTTGCTCGGTTTCCTCGAGACGCGCCTGTCGCGCCATTTGCGTGCGGCGCCCGCGCAAAGCGCGCCGAGCCGGCCGGTTTCGACCACGACCGAAGCGCGCCGCGCTACGCCCTGA
- a CDS encoding ABC transporter permease, which translates to MALIEMLGFGPEGWGGVLLLAALMTVALTLAALAVGAVFGALVAAAKLSRFRTLRVIGDTYTTVFRGVPELLVIYLFYFGGSTLVTTIGQWFGADGFVGVPPFVVGALAVGMISGAYQAEVYRSAVLAVSRGELEAARSIGMPTMTMARRILIPQVLRFALPGIGNVWQLSLKDSALISVTGLAELLRVSQVAAGSTHQYFTFFVVGGALYLLMTSISNRVFNRAEARVGRSFKRNFARN; encoded by the coding sequence ATGGCTCTGATAGAGATGCTCGGCTTCGGGCCGGAGGGCTGGGGCGGCGTGTTGCTGCTCGCGGCATTGATGACGGTCGCGCTCACGCTGGCAGCGCTCGCGGTCGGCGCCGTATTCGGCGCGCTGGTCGCGGCGGCCAAGCTGTCGCGGTTTCGCACGCTGCGCGTGATCGGTGATACGTACACCACGGTGTTTCGTGGCGTACCTGAGTTGCTCGTCATCTATCTGTTCTATTTTGGCGGCTCGACGCTTGTAACCACGATCGGTCAATGGTTCGGCGCGGACGGCTTTGTCGGCGTGCCGCCGTTCGTGGTGGGCGCGCTCGCGGTCGGCATGATTTCCGGCGCGTATCAGGCCGAGGTGTACCGCTCGGCGGTGCTCGCGGTATCGCGCGGCGAGCTCGAAGCGGCGCGTTCGATCGGCATGCCCACCATGACCATGGCGCGCCGCATTCTGATTCCGCAAGTGCTGCGTTTCGCGTTGCCGGGCATCGGCAATGTCTGGCAATTGAGCCTGAAAGACTCGGCGCTGATTTCCGTCACGGGGCTCGCCGAATTGCTGCGCGTGAGCCAGGTGGCGGCGGGTTCGACGCATCAATACTTCACGTTCTTCGTGGTGGGCGGCGCGTTGTATCTGCTGATGACCAGCATTTCGAACCGGGTCTTCAACCGCGCCGAAGCGCGCGTGGGCCGATCCTTCAAGCGCAACTTCGCGCGCAACTGA
- a CDS encoding transporter substrate-binding domain-containing protein: MGAVLGAATIFAAPVQAKDWKTVTIALEGGYAPWNLTLPGGKLGGFEPELVANLCERIKLQCNLVAQDWDGMIPGLQAGKFDVLMDAISITPEREKIIAFSRPYAATPATFAVTDAKVLPKAAPGAPVVKLSGDPKTDQPTVDALRKQLKGKTIGIQSGTVYTKFINDGFKDVSTIRVYKTSPERDLDLANGRIDASFDDVTYYAANMDKKDNASVVMAGPKIGGPIWGPGEGLAFRKQDADLKAKFDTAIGAALADGTVKKLSTKWFKTDVTP, from the coding sequence ATGGGTGCCGTTCTCGGTGCCGCGACGATTTTCGCGGCACCGGTGCAGGCCAAAGACTGGAAGACGGTGACGATCGCCCTGGAGGGCGGTTACGCACCATGGAACCTGACGCTGCCGGGCGGCAAGCTGGGCGGCTTCGAACCTGAGCTGGTCGCCAATCTGTGCGAGCGCATCAAGCTGCAATGCAACCTCGTGGCGCAAGACTGGGACGGCATGATTCCCGGTCTGCAGGCGGGCAAGTTCGACGTGCTGATGGACGCGATTTCGATCACGCCGGAACGCGAAAAGATCATTGCGTTCTCCAGGCCCTACGCCGCCACGCCGGCCACGTTCGCCGTGACCGACGCGAAGGTGTTGCCCAAGGCTGCGCCGGGCGCGCCGGTCGTCAAGCTGTCGGGCGATCCGAAAACCGATCAACCCACCGTCGACGCGTTGCGCAAGCAACTGAAGGGCAAGACCATCGGCATTCAGTCAGGCACGGTCTACACCAAGTTCATCAACGACGGTTTCAAGGACGTCTCCACGATCCGTGTCTACAAGACCTCGCCTGAGCGCGACCTCGATCTGGCCAACGGCCGTATCGACGCCTCGTTCGACGACGTGACTTACTACGCCGCCAACATGGACAAGAAGGACAACGCGTCGGTCGTCATGGCCGGCCCGAAGATCGGCGGCCCGATCTGGGGTCCGGGTGAAGGTCTCGCGTTCCGCAAGCAGGACGCTGACCTGAAAGCGAAATTCGACACCGCGATTGGCGCCGCGCTTGCAGACGGCACCGTCAAGAAGCTCTCCACCAAGTGGTTCAAGACCGACGTCACGCCTTGA
- a CDS encoding methyltransferase family protein translates to MITRLILQTSLWLACMGALLFGAAGTFAWPAGWWYLIETGGLSLWVGLWLARHDPGLLAERLAPIVQAQQSHWDRIFMMAVTVAWGAWLVLMGLDAMRYRWSAPFPVWLVSLGSLCILVCLLLCVIVFRANSYAAPVVKIQTGRGHKVIDTGLYAHVRHPMYSAALLLFIGTPLLLGSWWGLACVPVMVIGIGWRAVREERVLAEQLDGYTGYIARVRYRFVPFIW, encoded by the coding sequence ATGATCACGCGCCTCATCCTCCAAACGTCGCTCTGGCTGGCATGCATGGGCGCGCTGCTGTTCGGCGCCGCGGGCACGTTCGCCTGGCCTGCGGGGTGGTGGTATCTGATCGAGACAGGCGGGCTGAGTCTGTGGGTTGGTTTGTGGCTGGCGCGCCACGACCCTGGTCTGCTTGCCGAGCGTCTCGCGCCGATCGTTCAGGCGCAACAAAGCCACTGGGATCGGATTTTCATGATGGCGGTGACGGTGGCCTGGGGCGCCTGGCTCGTCCTGATGGGACTCGATGCCATGCGTTATCGCTGGTCGGCGCCGTTTCCGGTTTGGCTGGTGAGTCTCGGCTCGCTGTGCATTCTCGTTTGCCTGCTCCTGTGTGTGATCGTTTTCCGGGCCAATAGCTATGCCGCACCGGTTGTGAAGATTCAGACAGGCCGCGGCCATAAAGTCATCGACACCGGCCTGTATGCCCATGTCCGTCATCCCATGTACTCGGCCGCGTTGTTGCTGTTCATCGGCACGCCGTTGCTGCTTGGTTCATGGTGGGGGCTTGCCTGCGTGCCGGTGATGGTGATCGGTATCGGCTGGCGCGCGGTACGTGAGGAGCGCGTACTGGCGGAACAACTCGACGGCTATACCGGCTACATCGCACGCGTGCGTTACCGCTTCGTGCCGTTCATCTGGTAG
- a CDS encoding arylamine N-acetyltransferase family protein — protein sequence MSHTVNLENYFTRIGYQGPRAATLEVLQELHKLHPRSIPFENLNPLTHRAVKLDLESIEHKLITQKRGGYCFEQNALFANVLMQLGFDVTPLLGRVLWGRESGAIPPRTHMVLRVDIRNEAWIADVGFGSVTLTAPLRLVAGSAQPTQLGTFRLADAARGALYLEVQSRDESWARVYRFDLHPVEWIDYETSNWYTSTAPESVFLNHLIVCLVLPESRLTLLDNQLNERAADGQVISERQLKSADELAACLHDQFGLNTGDIDIADVFGRVSSASA from the coding sequence ATGTCACATACCGTGAATCTGGAAAATTACTTCACCCGCATAGGCTACCAAGGGCCTCGCGCGGCGACGTTGGAAGTGCTTCAGGAACTCCATAAGCTGCACCCCCGATCGATCCCTTTCGAGAACCTGAACCCGCTCACGCATCGCGCGGTGAAACTCGATCTCGAATCAATCGAACACAAGCTGATTACGCAAAAACGCGGCGGCTATTGCTTCGAACAGAACGCACTGTTCGCGAATGTCCTGATGCAGTTGGGCTTCGACGTAACGCCTTTGCTCGGCCGGGTTCTTTGGGGCCGCGAATCCGGCGCGATTCCGCCGCGTACGCACATGGTCCTGCGTGTCGACATCAGGAACGAAGCGTGGATCGCCGACGTCGGTTTCGGCAGCGTGACGCTGACCGCTCCGCTGCGGCTCGTCGCCGGCAGCGCGCAGCCCACGCAGCTGGGCACGTTCCGTCTGGCCGATGCGGCGCGCGGTGCGCTCTATCTCGAAGTGCAGTCTCGCGATGAATCCTGGGCTCGCGTCTACCGTTTCGACCTGCACCCGGTCGAATGGATCGACTACGAGACGTCGAACTGGTACACCTCGACCGCACCGGAATCCGTGTTCCTGAATCACCTGATCGTTTGCCTCGTCCTGCCGGAATCGCGCCTGACCTTGCTCGACAACCAGTTGAACGAACGCGCGGCGGATGGCCAGGTCATCAGCGAGCGGCAACTGAAGAGTGCGGACGAACTCGCGGCTTGCCTGCACGATCAATTCGGCCTGAACACGGGCGACATCGACATTGCGGACGTATTCGGGCGCGTCAGTTCGGCTTCCGCCTGA
- a CDS encoding carbohydrate porin, with amino-acid sequence MKFAQSTERTGQVRWLRDAGTARRSRLPSMRRLALCTAFAWASLTAGVAMADANPDAAPEAPEADLNIKATQTNQWTGVWNRATLLGDIGGLRPWLGKYGVTFALTETSEVLDNLRGGLARGADYDGLTTATLQMDTQKAFGLPGGLFNVSALQIHGANLSANKLGTLNTASGIEADDATRLWELWYQQSFLNKRVDIKIGQQSIDQEFITSSNAALFVNTMFGWPALPSYDMPSGGPAYPLSDLGVRVRGQITPSLTALVGVFDGDPLGNNPNNKSGTNFNLHNGTLYIGELQYAINQPADGEMVGAGGGGLPGTYKLGLWYNNGSFADQRFDNTGLSLANPASTGVAQNHHGDYSIYAVADQMIWRPDPDEPRSLSVFGRVMGAPGDRNLVSLSANLGIVLKAPFAGRDNDSAGIALTYIKIGNHANGLDQDNQVFSGGPYGVRTSETTLEATYQYQVNPWWQLQADAQYTFNAGAGQNPSAPTQPLRNTFVVGLRTNITF; translated from the coding sequence ATGAAGTTCGCCCAATCAACTGAACGCACCGGCCAGGTGCGTTGGCTTCGCGACGCCGGCACCGCGCGCCGTTCGCGTTTGCCTTCGATGCGGCGCCTTGCGCTCTGCACCGCTTTCGCCTGGGCCTCGTTGACCGCCGGCGTAGCCATGGCCGACGCCAATCCCGATGCCGCACCGGAAGCGCCCGAAGCCGACCTGAACATCAAGGCGACTCAAACGAATCAATGGACCGGCGTGTGGAATCGCGCGACGTTGCTCGGCGACATCGGCGGCCTGCGCCCCTGGCTCGGCAAATACGGCGTGACGTTCGCGCTCACCGAAACCAGTGAAGTGCTCGACAACCTGCGCGGCGGCCTTGCGCGCGGCGCGGATTACGACGGCCTCACGACTGCGACCTTGCAGATGGATACGCAAAAGGCGTTCGGTTTGCCGGGCGGCCTGTTCAACGTTAGCGCGTTGCAGATCCACGGCGCCAACCTCAGCGCCAACAAGCTGGGTACGCTGAACACGGCGAGCGGTATCGAAGCCGACGACGCCACCCGCCTGTGGGAATTGTGGTATCAGCAATCGTTCCTGAACAAGCGTGTCGACATCAAGATCGGTCAGCAGAGTATCGACCAGGAGTTCATCACCAGTTCGAACGCGGCACTGTTCGTCAACACGATGTTCGGCTGGCCCGCCCTGCCGTCATACGACATGCCCTCCGGCGGTCCCGCCTATCCGCTGTCCGATCTCGGCGTGCGCGTGCGCGGACAGATCACACCTTCGTTGACGGCGCTCGTCGGCGTATTTGACGGCGATCCGCTCGGCAACAATCCGAACAACAAGAGCGGCACCAACTTCAACCTGCATAACGGCACGTTGTACATCGGCGAGCTGCAGTACGCGATCAATCAGCCGGCCGACGGTGAAATGGTCGGCGCGGGCGGCGGCGGTCTGCCCGGCACCTACAAGCTCGGCCTCTGGTACAACAACGGCAGCTTCGCCGATCAGCGCTTCGACAACACCGGCCTTTCGCTTGCGAACCCGGCGAGCACCGGCGTCGCGCAGAACCATCACGGCGACTACAGCATCTACGCGGTAGCCGACCAGATGATCTGGCGCCCGGATCCGGACGAGCCGCGCAGCCTCAGCGTTTTCGGACGAGTGATGGGCGCACCGGGCGACCGCAATCTGGTGAGTCTCTCCGCCAACCTCGGCATCGTGCTGAAAGCGCCGTTCGCCGGCCGCGACAACGACAGCGCCGGCATCGCGCTCACCTACATCAAGATCGGCAACCACGCGAACGGCCTCGATCAGGATAACCAGGTATTCAGTGGCGGCCCCTATGGCGTGCGCACCAGCGAAACCACACTTGAAGCGACCTACCAGTATCAGGTCAACCCGTGGTGGCAATTGCAAGCCGATGCGCAATACACGTTCAATGCCGGCGCCGGCCAGAACCCGAGCGCGCCGACGCAACCGCTGCGCAATACGTTCGTGGTCGGCCTGCGGACCAACATCACGTTCTGA
- a CDS encoding Dyp-type peroxidase: MANDQPPRPSRRGFLKAGSAAVAAGASLGATGVAQAALGKTPAHAADPTQAVEPFYGLHQGGIVTPQQSHTYVAALDLTTANRDDVIALLRAWTDAAARMTQGNTAAPLPTGAAARTELTDTKADTPVSTKADAKTGSTADKPADSTANDTAYSPTNTKAAPDSGDVLGLGPCGLTITFGFGPGLFTKDGKDRYGLAARRPAALVDLPRFNGDQLIEQKTGGDLFIQACANDQQVAFHAVRQLARLAYGTAAMRWGQSGFLSGPRGQTPRNLMGFKDGTNNPSTAKPQLMNEFVWAGATADAPWMEGGTYTVVRRIRITLEHWDNTEVDFQEQVFGRHKYSGAPIGKKNEFDPVNLKEEDKDGNPVIPENSHVRLSNQASNNGAQILRRSYSYNDGTNFYIERWPPWRQETEYDAGLIFLAHQSDPRTGFIPINEKLSKFDMMNQFTTHVGSAVFAVPPGAKPGSYIGAGLFET, translated from the coding sequence ATGGCAAACGATCAACCCCCGCGGCCCTCCCGGCGCGGTTTTCTGAAGGCCGGCAGTGCGGCGGTCGCAGCGGGCGCGAGCCTGGGTGCGACCGGCGTCGCCCAGGCCGCGCTTGGCAAGACGCCGGCACACGCCGCCGATCCGACCCAGGCAGTCGAACCGTTCTACGGCTTGCATCAAGGCGGCATTGTCACCCCGCAGCAGAGCCACACGTATGTGGCCGCGCTCGATCTGACAACCGCGAACCGCGACGACGTGATCGCGCTGCTGCGTGCGTGGACCGACGCCGCCGCGCGCATGACGCAAGGCAACACGGCAGCCCCGCTGCCGACCGGCGCCGCGGCCAGAACCGAGCTGACCGACACCAAGGCTGATACGCCGGTCAGCACGAAGGCCGATGCGAAGACTGGCAGCACCGCCGACAAGCCCGCCGACAGCACGGCCAACGACACGGCCTACAGCCCGACCAACACCAAAGCCGCGCCCGATTCCGGCGACGTGCTCGGTCTCGGCCCGTGCGGCCTGACGATCACGTTCGGTTTCGGCCCGGGTCTGTTCACGAAGGACGGCAAGGACCGCTACGGCCTCGCCGCGCGACGCCCCGCTGCGCTCGTCGATCTGCCGCGTTTCAACGGCGACCAGTTGATCGAGCAGAAGACCGGCGGCGACCTGTTCATCCAGGCCTGCGCGAACGATCAGCAGGTCGCGTTTCACGCGGTCCGGCAATTGGCGCGCCTCGCTTACGGCACCGCCGCGATGCGCTGGGGCCAATCCGGTTTCCTGTCCGGTCCGCGCGGTCAGACGCCGCGTAATCTGATGGGTTTCAAGGACGGCACGAACAACCCGTCGACCGCGAAGCCGCAGTTGATGAACGAATTCGTCTGGGCCGGCGCCACTGCCGACGCACCGTGGATGGAAGGCGGCACCTACACCGTGGTACGCCGCATCCGCATCACGCTCGAGCACTGGGACAACACCGAAGTCGACTTCCAGGAACAGGTGTTCGGCCGTCACAAATATAGCGGCGCGCCGATCGGCAAGAAGAACGAGTTCGATCCGGTGAACCTGAAGGAAGAAGACAAGGACGGCAATCCGGTGATCCCGGAGAACTCGCACGTGCGTCTGTCGAATCAGGCCAGCAACAACGGTGCGCAGATTCTGCGCCGCTCCTATTCGTACAACGACGGCACGAACTTCTACATCGAGCGCTGGCCGCCATGGCGTCAGGAAACCGAATACGACGCGGGGCTGATTTTCCTCGCTCATCAGAGCGACCCGCGTACCGGCTTCATTCCGATCAACGAAAAGCTCTCGAAGTTCGACATGATGAACCAGTTCACGACGCACGTAGGCAGCGCGGTATTCGCGGTGCCGCCTGGCGCGAAACCGGGTTCGTATATCGGCGCAGGGCTGTTCGAGACGTAA
- a CDS encoding iron ABC transporter substrate-binding protein, with amino-acid sequence MAHSWFGTRLRLVSSAAALTLAAFATVPSAAHAASITLYNAQHEQVVNLLAKDFEKQSGISVKIRNGEGPAMAAQIVAEGAATPADVYFTENSPELMLLEEKGLLSKVDSSTLATVPARFSSPTGAWVGVTARENVLAYNTTKLQPSQLPQSLFDLAKPEWKGKVGIAPSDGDFLPLVSAVLALKGEAQTVAWLKGLKANAQIFDDDEGVVAAVNRGGVATGLINNYYWARLHAEIGDSKTRSAIYHFGNGDAGATVNVSGAAVLKSAHNADGAQKFLAYLVSERAQQLMANSHVMFEYPLRAGVAPDPILKPFAELNPPALTIQQLGDDSQAGKLLRQAGLL; translated from the coding sequence ATGGCTCATTCCTGGTTTGGCACCCGCCTGCGCCTCGTCAGCAGCGCTGCCGCCCTCACGCTGGCCGCGTTCGCAACCGTACCCTCGGCGGCTCACGCTGCGTCGATCACGCTGTACAACGCGCAGCACGAACAGGTCGTCAATCTGCTCGCCAAGGACTTCGAAAAGCAGTCCGGCATTTCGGTGAAGATCCGTAATGGCGAAGGCCCGGCAATGGCGGCGCAAATCGTCGCGGAAGGCGCAGCGACGCCCGCCGACGTGTATTTCACGGAAAACTCGCCCGAGCTGATGCTGCTCGAAGAGAAAGGCCTGCTGAGCAAGGTGGACAGCTCGACGCTCGCCACCGTGCCGGCGCGCTTCAGCTCGCCGACCGGTGCATGGGTGGGCGTGACCGCGCGCGAAAACGTGCTGGCCTACAACACCACCAAGCTGCAACCGTCGCAACTGCCGCAGTCTCTGTTCGATCTGGCCAAGCCGGAATGGAAAGGCAAAGTCGGCATTGCGCCTAGCGACGGCGACTTCCTGCCGCTGGTGAGCGCCGTGCTCGCCCTGAAGGGCGAAGCGCAAACCGTCGCATGGCTGAAGGGCCTGAAAGCCAACGCGCAGATTTTCGACGACGACGAAGGCGTAGTGGCCGCCGTCAATCGCGGCGGTGTTGCAACCGGCCTGATCAACAACTACTACTGGGCACGTCTGCACGCCGAAATCGGCGATTCGAAGACCCGCAGCGCGATCTATCACTTCGGCAACGGCGATGCCGGCGCGACGGTGAACGTGTCGGGCGCAGCGGTGCTGAAGTCGGCCCACAACGCGGACGGCGCACAGAAGTTTCTGGCCTACCTGGTTAGCGAGCGCGCCCAGCAGTTGATGGCGAACAGCCACGTCATGTTCGAGTATCCGCTGCGCGCAGGCGTGGCACCGGACCCGATCCTCAAACCGTTCGCTGAACTGAACCCGCCGGCACTGACCATCCAGCAACTCGGCGACGACAGCCAGGCCGGCAAGCTGCTGCGCCAGGCAGGTTTGCTGTAA